Proteins encoded in a region of the Raphanus sativus cultivar WK10039 chromosome 8, ASM80110v3, whole genome shotgun sequence genome:
- the LOC108821739 gene encoding probable protein phosphatase 2C 64 isoform X1, whose amino-acid sequence MLSALMNFLNACLWPHSDSASDSCGRQEGLLWYRDSGHHVFGDFSMAVVQANSLLEDQSQLESGPLSSHHHSSGPYGTFLGVYDGHGGPETSRFINDHIFHHLKRFAGEQQCMSQEVIKKAFQATEEGFLSIVTNQFQTRPQIATVGSCCLVCVICDGTLYVANAGDSRAVLGQVTKATGDVHATQLSAEHNASIESVRRELQALHPDHPDIVVQRHNVWRVKGIIQVSRSIGDVYLKRSEFNKEPLYAKFRLRAPFSRPLLSAEPSVTVHRLEEEDKFIICASDGLWEHMSNQEAVEMVQNHPRNGIAKRLVKVALQEAAKKREMRYSDLKKIERGVRRHFHDDITVIVVFLDAKTSELRGPVVSVRGAGVNIPKKA is encoded by the exons ATGCTATCTGCCTTGATGAACTTCCTCAATGCCTGTCTCTGGCCACACTCCGATTCAGCCTCAGATTCTTGCGGCCGTCAAGAGGGGCTCTTGTGGTACAGAGACTCAGGTCATCACGTCTTTGGTGACTTCTCCATGGCTGTCGTCCAAGCCAACAGCTTGCTCGAGGACCAGAGCCAGCTCGAGTCTGGCCCTCTTAGCTCCCACCACCACTCTAGTGGTCCTTACGGCACCTTCCTTGGCGTCTACGATGGCCACGGCGGCCCTGAGACTTCCCGCTTCATCAATGATCATATCTTCCACCATCTCAAGA GATTTGCTGGGGAGCAACAGTGTATGTCACAGGAAGTGATAAAGAAAGCCTTCCAAGCGACTGAAGAAGGGTTCCTATCCATAGTCACCAACCAGTTCCAAACGAGGCCTCAGATAGCCACCGTTGGCTCATGCTGCCTCGTATGCGTCATCTGCGACGGGACGCTCTACGTGGCCAACGCTGGGGACTCGCGTGCCGTGCTGGGACAGGTCACGAAGGCAACGGGAGATGTTCACGCCACTCAGCTCTCGGCCGAGCATAACGCGTCTATAGAGTCAGTGCGAAGGGAGCTTCAGGCCCTGCACCCGGACCATCCGGATATAGTGGTTCAGAGGCATAATGTTTGGAGAGTAAAAGGAATCATTCAG GTTTCAAGATCAATTGGGGATGTGTATTTGAAACGGTCGGAGTTCAACAAGGAACCGCTGTACGCGAAGTTCAGGCTGAGGGCACCGTTCAGCAGGCCGTTGCTGAGTGCAGAGCCGTCGGTGACGGTGCATAGGCTGGAGGAGGAGGACAAGTTTATAATATGTGCGTCAGATGGACTGTGGGAACATATGAGTAACCAAGAAGCAGTAGAGATGGTGCAGAACCATCCGCGTAAC GGGATAGCAAAGAGGCTGGTGAAAGTGGCGTTACAAGAAGCGgcaaagaagagagagatgagatacTCAGACCTGAAAAAGATTGAGAGAGGGGTGCGAAGGCATTTCCACGATGACATAACAGTGATTGTTGTGTTCTTGGATGCAAAGACTAGTGAGTTGAGAGGACCGGTGGTGTCGGTGAGAGGCGCGGGTGTTAACATTCCTAAGAAAGCATAG
- the LOC108821742 gene encoding uncharacterized protein LOC108821742, with the protein MVFLFALTEASGLIRLAHHHPSHRRIQRFGSKFPRDSSLNGRVSYNKPTVGGGYPTMSSVGFARQSPPSFHDELEEPPLWLSLVRDIVGSTRSVFSFMAEQPSQLKFIEWPSFTTTLKTATLSLFLVAVFIVALSSVDSALCYVLALILRKSL; encoded by the exons ATGGTTTTTCTGTTTGCTCTCACAGAGGCTTCAG GTTTAATCCGATTGGCTCATCATCATCCGTCACACCGGAGGATTCAGAGGTTCGGATCCAAGTTTCCTCGGGATTCG AGTCTGAATGGGAGAGTTAGCTATAATAAGCCTACTGTGGGTGGTGGGTATCCAACGATGTCGTCCGTAGGTTTCGCACGCCAAAGTCCTCCGAGCTTCCATGATGAGCTAGAAGAGCCCCCACTATGGTTGAGCCTTGTTAGGGACATTGTCGGGAGCACGAGATCTGTCTTCTCCTTTATGGCTGAGCAGCCGAGCCAGCTTAAATTCATAGAGTGGCCTAGTTTTACAACCACG CTCAAGACTGCCACACTTAGTCTCTTTCTTGTAGCTGTCTTCATTGTTGCGCTATCCTCCGTGGACTCTGCTCTTTGTTACGTTTTGGCTCTCATCTTGAGGAAATCCCTATGA
- the LOC108821739 gene encoding probable protein phosphatase 2C 64 isoform X2: MLSALMNFLNACLWPHSDSASDSCGRQEGLLWYRDSGHHVFGDFSMAVVQANSLLEDQSQLESGPLSSHHHSSGPYGTFLGVYDGHGGPETSRFINDHIFHHLKRFAGEQQCMSQEVIKKAFQATEEGFLSIVTNQFQTRPQIATVGSCCLVCVICDGTLYVANAGDSRAVLGQVTKATGDVHATQLSAEHNASIESVRRELQALHPDHPDIVVQRHNVWRVKGIIQVSRSIGDVYLKRSEFNKEPLYAKFRLRAPFSRPLLSAEPSVTVHRLEEEDKFIICASDGLWEHMSNQEAVEMVQNHPRNVRRKLHKG, encoded by the exons ATGCTATCTGCCTTGATGAACTTCCTCAATGCCTGTCTCTGGCCACACTCCGATTCAGCCTCAGATTCTTGCGGCCGTCAAGAGGGGCTCTTGTGGTACAGAGACTCAGGTCATCACGTCTTTGGTGACTTCTCCATGGCTGTCGTCCAAGCCAACAGCTTGCTCGAGGACCAGAGCCAGCTCGAGTCTGGCCCTCTTAGCTCCCACCACCACTCTAGTGGTCCTTACGGCACCTTCCTTGGCGTCTACGATGGCCACGGCGGCCCTGAGACTTCCCGCTTCATCAATGATCATATCTTCCACCATCTCAAGA GATTTGCTGGGGAGCAACAGTGTATGTCACAGGAAGTGATAAAGAAAGCCTTCCAAGCGACTGAAGAAGGGTTCCTATCCATAGTCACCAACCAGTTCCAAACGAGGCCTCAGATAGCCACCGTTGGCTCATGCTGCCTCGTATGCGTCATCTGCGACGGGACGCTCTACGTGGCCAACGCTGGGGACTCGCGTGCCGTGCTGGGACAGGTCACGAAGGCAACGGGAGATGTTCACGCCACTCAGCTCTCGGCCGAGCATAACGCGTCTATAGAGTCAGTGCGAAGGGAGCTTCAGGCCCTGCACCCGGACCATCCGGATATAGTGGTTCAGAGGCATAATGTTTGGAGAGTAAAAGGAATCATTCAG GTTTCAAGATCAATTGGGGATGTGTATTTGAAACGGTCGGAGTTCAACAAGGAACCGCTGTACGCGAAGTTCAGGCTGAGGGCACCGTTCAGCAGGCCGTTGCTGAGTGCAGAGCCGTCGGTGACGGTGCATAGGCTGGAGGAGGAGGACAAGTTTATAATATGTGCGTCAGATGGACTGTGGGAACATATGAGTAACCAAGAAGCAGTAGAGATGGTGCAGAACCATCCGCGTAACGTGAGAAGGAAGCTACATAA GGGATAG